A region of the Curtobacterium flaccumfaciens pv. betae genome:
CACGACGACGTGCGCCGTGGCGCTCTTGCGACCACGACGCACGACGTTCCGGTAGTCATCCCCGCGCACGATGCGGTTGGCGCTGGCCAACACTGCGACGCCGGGGTCAGACCGAGGACCGGATCAGGCGATGAGCCTGATCAGGCCGAGAGCTCGGTACGGCCCTTGGCGCGACGCGCCGACAGGATGGCGCGGCCGGCACGCGTCCGCATGCGGAGGCG
Encoded here:
- the rpmH gene encoding 50S ribosomal protein L34, which translates into the protein MSKRTFQPNNRRRAKKHGFRLRMRTRAGRAILSARRAKGRTELSA